GGGAAactcaccagtgctgctgcactggtcagtttcccaactcctgaGTGGCAGGCACTCTggaaccagctccccaccactcagagtcacGTTATCCCGCCATTCACGCAACTTGAGTGCGCGTATCTTGGAGTTCCACGGTACAGtagcatatcccacaatgcactgcacatattaaaggctgagttatccaacgtttcaagatcacatcatttgctatttagacatgagttgttcattgttgagcttttagacattcaccgtttatcgaaaataatcagggtttgtttggttttttttccactttgcaattatagcctcaggagccacaaagaagttttcaaaagagctgcatgtggttcctcaggttgcagacccctgtgttaAACCTTGATTTAGACTGGATGATGCCTCACAGGCTGCTTTTCAGGCAAATTTCCTTTAAAGCAAAGTAAATTACAtgcatccctcactatacgagcataattggttcccaactttctgctcgtaggcaaaaactcataagagggacactaaatggATTACCATTTAAAGGATTACCAtaaaaatacacgtaaaagtctctgactggttcctagtgctcctaacttgaaggagtggcagcatgtggtgctgcttttgaaggaAAGTGAACCGTGGGtttgagggctggggagggtttaaaggctgagggcagtttggggccatgagcaggaaggagggttaaaacctgctggTGGGTTGTGGCCGACGGGTGGATGGATGgggcggggtcaggctgctgccatggggcatgTGGGGCGGGTTTAAagttgcagcagtttggggtctcTGGGGCCcgagggtgggggtcaggccaCAGCAGGTTGGGGTCAGCGGGGAGAGGgttaaggctcatattagcagggggagttcactcgtccagGTAAATCTCTCGTtgtagcgagtactcgtaaatgaagtactcaCTTAACGAGGGGTGAGTGTAAAGATAAAATAAACCAAGCATTCAATAAGCAATCTCATTCAGTCAGTCTCTTCCCTGGTTTCTGGGTCTGCACACTCCTGTGCATCAATCCCAAACTGCTCTGAAATCACACTCTTTACTCAAAAGCAAACAGGCTTTGAAGAAAATAAGGAGCTTGGGCATTTGCAACTGCTACGGAGATCTGTGACTCTGTGAATGTCAGACAAACTGGAAATCACCTCAAAATAAAAGTCATCTAACGAGGTTcctctgtgtctgtctctgtTGCCACCCTGTGTTCCAGCTAGACACTCTGGGAACCACCACAGTTTAACACCACAGAACCCACAGGGGATTTCTGCAAACCTAGCGGCTGCCACAAAAGGACACAGGAGCTCAGACCACAACTGAGACATTCAGCAAGACCTAGGCCAGGTGGGGAACTGTTTTTGGTCAGGGACCACcgagccacagaaaaatcagctggggCCACACACAAGTAAAAAGACCTCTCTCCCCTGTCCCTAGTGAGAAACAAGAACCACCCTCATTCACCTGCTCCTATGCAGCAGGGAGAGCTGAGGCTTGTGGCTTCCAGCCTGCAGCAGAAAGACTTGCCACAAACCAGATCTAATTAAGCAGGGGGCCAGAGGTTCCCTACTCCCGACCTAGGCAGCACAGTTCGTAATCTTATGCAACATATGCACCTCAGAAACTTGTTCAGCTGTCTGCCCTGTGAGGGGCTATCACAGGATCAGGTTTCTGAGAGTGCTGTCTTTGAGGGAGACTTTACAGCGTAGCATTCCAGCACACTATGAAAGATGATGACCCTACAAAGACAGCGAGAGCACACACCTATCCATTAATGTCATGAAAGAAACATGTTAAGGGACACCATTCTGATCACCTTCTCAGATGACGTGCCAGGAAGCTCCACCAGCCGAAGAGATCTCTTCTGAAGGCAAGACCTGCCAGCCCTCGCCCAGTTACCTGGCTAGACATCGGGCCAGTTTTTCCAGTGCTCAATAATGAACACTGGGGTCAAATTTTCCGAAGAGCTCAATTCAATAAAGGTTCCCCAGACAGTCAAGATCAGATTTTCAAATTGCTCAGCGTGCAGCATGTACCCAGTATACACAGCTCTGAAAACCCTCTCCGAAACACTCCCGTGCAAAAAGGTGACATGAGCAAGGAGCTCAGGCCAGAGGACTCTTGTTTCCTGCTGAGACGAGGTTGGTCAGAGGAGAAGATCCCAGTTCCATTGCTGCTTGAGGCATAATGCTTCCTTCACCACAAGGATAAAACCTCAGGCTgaaggatgagagagagagagagagaagcaataACAGGGAGCACAATATTCTGCTCACTGTTCTGCATTGTCCTAACAGAAGATGGTGCCATTGCTTCAACTGGGTCTGAATTTATGAGAAACATTTCAAGATGTTTTCGGTCACCAATAAGCACTTGCCTTTAGTTAAACTAACATCGTGAAAGGTTCATGGGGCAGCAGAAGCAGGGGCAACAGTTTGTGGACTGGGAGAAGGAATTCAGACAAGTAATATGAGGTCAGAGCAGGAAAGGTTTGCTTGCTTTGGCATCTCTTAGACGCTGGTTGTCTCCAGAGCGAGCGGTTCTCAAACCATTGCCAGGCTATCTAGAAGGAAGTTATGGAGATGGGTGCCTGTGTGGTATGTCAGTAAAATGGAAGGTGACTCTCCATAAAGGTCAACCATTTCTTCCTCTCTGAAATGAACTTTGCCTTCtgcatacattaaaaaaaattatacagcaagggagattttaCCTGGAAGCAAGCAATGCCAAAGGAGATGCCGGCCACAATGCCCATTTTGGACTCCATAACTGTTGTCACCAGTTTGAAACAACCCTGCAGAAAAAAAGGGTTTGCATCTGAATACAGCATAGGCAATTCCTGGCTACCAGATACTAAGGATGTTTCCTTCCAACCCACAGACATCACACTAGCAACTAGAGGGGTGAACAAGCTCAGGAAGGAATTCAGGTAAGACTTGGGAGTCAGGACATCCTGGGATCCATGCTGTATTTAGCCATTTGGCTTGTGGTTTGAGCTTGGGCAAGCCATTTAAATCTTTGAACTTTGCACCTTTCATGCTGGGCACTGTACCAAAGTGAATGATAGCCTTGTTTTATGAAGGCGGATGTACAGGAACCGAAAGGCAACATGATTTATTGAAGATCAGAGCACATCAGCATCAGAACTGAAAGCTGAACTCCAACTACCCAGTCCCATCTTAACCACTAAGTAACACTACCTGCCCCTGTACATCATCTTCACAGGAAAGCTGTGTGCATCCACAGAAACATAAAGCATTACGCAACAGTACTTTGCGCAAGCCCCATTTGACGCGAAGCCCAACAGGTACAGCAAGCAGGTAGGTAAGGACACGGGCAAGCTAACACAGATATAGATCCCTGCCCAATAACAAGGAATAACTGGGACTTCCAGACAACCTGGGAAAATACACTGGGAACAGCTTCTCTATGCCCCTTTCTCCTATCAGCAGTAACACAGCCTTCATCTCCATTACTGCATACACATTTCTGTAGCCCAATAACCCTCTTTCTAGAATAAAATTCCCTGCCACCTACAGGGCTTGACTGTCTACCAGGAAAAGAAGGTCCCAGCTCACCCCTGTTCAAGCCTGCTTCCACAACACATCTCTGAGATTCACTTACATTATTGTACACCTCTGCCTTGGCTTTGTTCGGGTCCTTCAGATCTTCATCTGTGCAGTTTTGGAGCTTGCAGCAGCTATGAGGAATTCCCTTCTGTGCAAAATAGGTCGTGTTCACCCAGTTTAAATAGTTCTGAACTCCACAGCAGTGTAACTGAGGGTGTGAAGTTTTAGAACAGTAAGGAATAGTGCATGAACTTGAGAGCACCACAAGCCTGAGGCTACATCAATTTGCAGAAACCCCAAATAAGTTCCTCTCTTGGCCTCCATCCCTTCCCACTGCaacccagcagccctgagcatacctcccccacctccttcacacaccacagagtagctattttcTTCACACACAAATACTCTGAGACAATCTCAGGGATAAAGATACATGCAAGACAAGGACACTAGCTGCCACTTTTGTACAGGGAAAAGAACACTGGCAGTCAGATAAGATCTACATAGCACATATACTGCAAGGCCACCTATGTGCACACTGGCACCCGCTACAGTGACCAAGGTAACTGTTGTCACTCAGATGCTTGAGAACTAGGAACGTTAAGGCAATACTCAGTATTCTTAGCCAAATCAACTGTGTAGTGAGACAAGAAATCTGCAGCACACGCTCTTTCTGAGGAACAGCTCTGGCAATAACAGAGAAGGCACTTAAAGTTTAATGCCAGCTGGTAAAACAGGGCCTTCTTTGCGTTATACTTTGCCCATGCATGGCAaccacagccacagctgctgcacaACACAAGTTATCAGGGTGTGTTGCACTGTGCATCTGCAGAAAATAGCCTTTCCCAACAGTTTCTTTGGAAGGAACAAAATATAAATACTCACAGTTCTCTGGATGGTATCCACAGCCTCGCTGTGGGGATCCATTGTTGCATTGTAGTTCTTCAGAGCAAGACTGTAGTTGTTCTCAAAGTTGTCCTTAATCTGCAGGGAAGAGAAACATTTTCATTAACCTATAGCCTTCAGAGGCTTAGGTATAAAGAGTTCCTTGATCATGTAAAGCACAGCTCCATTGGAAACAGCTTAAAGCTACGTTAGAAAAGTCATTCCTGTTACTAACCAGACGTGAGACTGGCTATAACGATGAATCGAAGGTTGAGGCAGGGAGCAACGTACCAAGTGCTGGCACGTAATTCTTGCATTTATAAAGTAGACCTAACAACTGTGCCATCATAAGAAAATCAGGAACATTCTGACAGACACATTTCAGAtgaaggattaaactcacaaacTACAAAGTCTATTTTTTATGAAAATATGGGTCTGTCAAGTTGAGGATGAACTAGGGAATAGTCTTGGTTTACACTTGGTAGTCCTTGGGGGGACATGTTCAAAGGCAAAACTGGGAGTTACCTCACCTCATACCATCATCCAACAGAGTCCATCAAGCTCacaaatggaacccgcaaggtaaatgcaaaagaggaagacctcggacaacaggGAGATGATCTACTGAGATTGCAGGATAACAAATGGGGTACCCCTGgagttagaagttttgtcttgagacagagagtagtggaggagacttgtaggtgacctatgcttcACTTGAAGTATGAGGATTTAAGTTAAGTATTTCTAAACCAGAAGTGTCCAGCACAATCTCCACTTGCCCCATGGGGCAACCAGGACACCAAGTTGTGGCAAAtatggctcttgagctgcatgcggctctcgGAGCCTTTAAacacagctcctcctgagagccacataCAGGGAAAACGgttcacacacacagcagcacttggcaagagaagcacatggtggcagtggcagcagctctgactgCTCTGGTGTATAGCCAGCATTCAATTAGAATGGGGGACTGGGCATACCTGGCTCTGGACAAGGGGGAGAGCATTCATttagagaggggtggggggatgtgatgaatatggaaggatgacagTCACAAGtctggtgatctttgaattcctgttggacacagCTGTTCTAAATACTGAAGTACTTTTCCACACTATTTAAAGAACTTTAAAGGACCCAATTAGTAACTAAAAGTTTTCTTGAGTAATGCATCCATTGCGATTAATGCTAGGCACTCTTCATATACTCTCTCTAAATGCCTGTTGATGTTAAATGCTGGTTAACTTGGTGGATAGTTTAGCAACTTTATCTCAGAAGTACTGAATTCAAATCTAGCTCTAATTTTACCTTTGCTAATATTTTGATTAATCATCATCAGCGCAACTACAAATTGATTCTTGAGAGTCAAAAATTCACCTCAAACATGTCACATGTATAAAAAAAGTAAGAGGCCAGCTGAGTTGCTTGTGGTAAGAGATTTGTAAAAAACACAACCGTGCTGCCCAATGGCATAGAGCTGGTCATTTAAAGGTTGTACCCAAAAGAAAACAATTCAAATTCCGTCCCCACTCCCACTTCCCAGCCTCTCCGCATGGGTCTACCTATTTGACTAAATTTCTTTCATGTGACTGTCCTTTTTACAGTTTTCCTATCTTTAAACAATTAGAGGATTTTTCTTACTCAGCTTTTTTGGGCATATTGAACATTTGGAATCTGAAACAGACAAATTCTCTTCTCAACACCACTGTAAATCCAGACtactccagtgaagtcaacagaGTTACTCCAGATAACGGACAGGAGCAGAATTTGCCTCTCAGTATGCACCAACCAGAGGATTAcacaaaggaaacaaaatgtaAGTGTAAACTCTTTCTTGTGCAGGTGCTCCATCCCAACCAGGGCCTCAGGCATGGAACGAAAGGGGTGAAAGTTTCAGAGACAGGCATCACACCTGGACTCACCTCATGTCTGAAGACAAATCCCACAACAGCAGCTACCAGCACAATCAAGAAGATGAGGGACAAGAACATGGCATACTGTGGATAGAAAAGAAGAAAGAGTCAGGGAGAGCAAAATACATTCCCAGGCTAGCACAGGTGCACAAAAAGAAGGCTGCAGAGACTCTAGTACACATCTCAGACTTAACCTCTTCCACAGCACTGAGACGCCGGCATTTGTGGCTATGTGAGAAACTCAGAGAACGTATGGTCAGTACTTAGCACCGTAtaaaaagggaagagagagagagtgtttccCAAAGCAAATATACACAAGGAGCAGGGCAGACAGCAGGTGAAGTTCTGGACTGATGGTAACCAGGAATTGGATTTGGGCGCCTCTTGATGGTCACTAACCACTTACCAGTTTTAGCATCCATGTGCTTCCACGGCAGGTAGCAAAACAGCCAAAAGTGCCCAGAAGGATGACGACCGTCCCTGTGCCAATGAGTACATACGGGACATTCGTGGCCTTCTCATTTAACAGCGAGAAATACACCTCCAggcccaccttgccccagatgCCAACTGCCAGCAGAATAATGCCAGAGATCTGGAGAAATCAGAATTGAGACTCAATCATCCTGATGTCACTTTAAAGCACTTGAGTTATCCATAGTCACTTACAGTCACATATGCTGAAAGACTAAGAGGAAAGCGTGCAAGATAGGGATCCCACGGCGGAGAAACAGAGGGGAAAGACAGATAAACTGGCGGGGGCTGCATGGGCAGAGGCACTCCAAGACATAGTCTGGCAAAAGTCCTTGATAGTGGGCATTAAAATTCTTTATGTGAAATCACCCATcagaagggcagagctgggagtccAGGAAGCACTTGTATAATCAGAGCATTTTATCTCTGAACTTCAGTCCCTTGGGTATTGTATAAACAATATCCAGATGAATCCGCCTTTGGGAATTAACTTTCCCCAGGTGGAAACAATTTGCTCTGTTACAAACATCCACAGTTGCCACCTTCCAGAGCCCTCCTTGCACGCACACTTACATGGGGGGAGAGAAACAAGACAGCcgtggtggggcagagggctcagCGCTATTAGAAAGGACACACTCACCTGCTGGAGGAGCCTGGGGAGCGGTGAAAGGAAAGGGACAAGGTTACAGGGGGAGCTCTACAAGGCACTGCTCTTCCCCTGGGGCTGCATTGCCAACGCTGGCATGTGCAGGCACGTCACCAGCCCCACAGGCACATGCTACATGCAGGGCCATGACACAAGGCAGTGGAACAGCCCTGTCAATGGGCACAGAGCACCCAGGGAAGACAGGGACCTAGACCCCTTTGGGGGCACATGGCCTGAGGATCTCCACAGACCAGATGGGAGATGCCTCTGGGGTCTGCAGCCTGGGCCCTGCCACTGTGCCCACCCAAGGAGGGGTCCAGCCAGACCAACCTTCCCCAACTTGCCAGGCTCCACTATCCACCAGGTcctctggcccaggccctgctttcccccaggaccccaccccgCACCCCAAGGGCTCCCCCGAAGCCCTAGAACCTCATtactcccacacagaccccctgCCTCCCAGGGGCTTCCACCATCCCCCCAGGCACATTCCCCCAAAACTCACAGGAACCCACCCAGTTCTTGACCTCCACTACCCCCTGGGATACcactacccccaccccaggggcttcCACTGTCGCCCAGACCCTTCCCTCAAAACCCCCAGGAACCCACCCTGATCCCCGGGGGTCCCACTACCCCCGCCCCAgcgagcccccctcctccccagggagcCCCACCCTACCCTAGGCCCGTTCCCCCCCAAGCGCCCAGGCACTCACCCTGCTCCACGGGGGCCCCACTAACCCCAttaccccccccccggcctccccACGGCCCCCAGACCGATTACCCTGGAGCCCCCACGTACCCACCACGgggggccccactgcccccacccagacccccccgcCTCCGCGGGGCCCCTCACCCAGAACACGAAGCTGTAGGTGAGTAGGACGCTCTTGAGGCAGGTGATCACCGGCTTCGTCTGCAGCCTGCGGGACGGGGACGCCATGGCTGCCGGGCAGGGCcacgctccgctccgctccgctccccgcCCGAGCCTGTCCGAAAAGCGCCGGGCCGGCCCGAGCCGGAAACGGCCGGAAACTACCGAAGCCTCCTGCTCCGCCGGCCGTCCCCAGCCTCGCCGCGAGCCCCGCCCCCGAGCCcggcctccctcccacacccgccgccccgcccccgcctcgcCGCGAGCCCCGCCCCCGAGCCCGGCGTCCCTCCCACACCCGCCCCCCTGAGCCTGCCTCGCCACGAGCCCCGCCCCCGAGCCCGgcgtccctcccacagcccccccgaGCCCGCCTCGCCGCGAGCCCCGCCCCCGAGCCcggcctccctcccacagcccccccgcccccgcctcgccGCGAGCCCCGCTCCCCCAACCCTTCCAGTCCCACCTGGCTACAAACCCACCTCCACACAAACCCCCAAGATCATTTCACCACAAgcccacctgcccccaacccctccgAGCCTGCCTAACCGCGAGCCGGTCCCCACACAACCTCTGAGCCCACCTCATTGCaagcctgcctgcccacctgcccccacaCAACTTCCTGAGCTTACCTCCCATGAGGtcgcccacccccacacagcccccgagcctgcccacccatccccacACAGCTCCCTGAGCCTGCCTCCCCGTGAGCCTgatcacccccacacagcccccaagcctgcccacccatccccacacacctccctGAGCCTGTTTCCCCATGAGCCCAATCACCCCCACACAACCCCCTAAGCCTGCCCACCCGTCCCCACACACCTCCCTGAGCCTGTTTCCCCGTGAGCCCAATCACCCCCACACAACCCCCTAAGCCTGCCCACCCGTC
The nucleotide sequence above comes from Carettochelys insculpta isolate YL-2023 chromosome 13, ASM3395843v1, whole genome shotgun sequence. Encoded proteins:
- the TSPAN6 gene encoding tetraspanin-6, producing the protein MASPSRRLQTKPVITCLKSVLLTYSFVFWISGIILLAVGIWGKVGLEVYFSLLNEKATNVPYVLIGTGTVVILLGTFGCFATCRGSTWMLKLYAMFLSLIFLIVLVAAVVGFVFRHEIKDNFENNYSLALKNYNATMDPHSEAVDTIQRTLHCCGVQNYLNWVNTTYFAQKGIPHSCCKLQNCTDEDLKDPNKAKAEVYNNGCFKLVTTVMESKMGIVAGISFGIACFQLVGIFLACCLSRYITNNQYEMV